The Canis lupus dingo isolate Sandy chromosome 4, ASM325472v2, whole genome shotgun sequence genome contains a region encoding:
- the PAIP1 gene encoding polyadenylate-binding protein-interacting protein 1 isoform X3, translated as MAKPQVVVAPVLMSKLSANAPEFYPSGYSSNYTDSYEDGCEDYPTLPEYVQDFLNHLTEQPGSFETEIEQFAETLNGWVTTDDALQELVELIYQQATSIPNFSYMGARLCNYLSHHLTISPQSGNFRQLLLQRCRTEYEVKDQAAKGDEVTRKRFHAFVLFLGELYLNLELIPETDYTSFNFEDLIVSTTENTHESTIKCTSCCQCICKIKGTNGQVTRADILQVGLRELLNALFSNPMDDNLICAVKLLKLTGSVLEDAWKEKGKNDMEEIIQRIENVVLDANCSRDVKQMLLKLVELRSSNWGRVHATSTYREATPENDPNYFMNEPTFYTSDGVPFTAADPDYQEKYQELLEREDFFPDYEENGTDLSGAGDPYLDDIDDEMDPEIEEAYEKFCLESERKRKQ; from the exons ATGGCCAAACCCCAGGTGGTTGTAGCTCCTGTATTGATGTCTAAGCTGTCTGCGAACGCTCCTGAATTTTATCCATCAGGTTACTCTTCTAATTATACA GATTCCTATGAAGATGGTTGTGAGGATTATCCCACTCTACCAGAGTATGTTCAGGATTTTTTGAATCATCTTACAGAGCAGCCTGGCAGTTTTGAAACCGAAATTGAACAGTTTGCAGAGACCCTGAATGGCTGGGTTACAACAGATGATGCTTTGCAAGAACTTGTAGAACTCATCTATCAACAG gcCACATCTATCCCAAATTTCTCTTACATGGGAGCTCGCCTCTGTAATTACCTGTCCCATCATCTGACAATTAGCCCACAGAGTGGCAACTTTCGCCAGTTGCTGCTTCAGAG ATGTCGAACTGAATATGAAGTTAAAGATCAAGCTGCAAAAGGGGACGAAGTGACTCGGAAACGATTCCACGCGTTTGTCCTCTTCCTGGGAGAACTTTACCTTAACCTGGAG tTAATCCCAGAGACAGATTATACCTCCTTTAACTTTGAAGATTTAATTGTAAGCACCACTGAAAATACCCACGAATCCACCATCAAATGTACATCTTGCTGTCAGTGCATCTGCAAG atcAAGGGAACAAATGGACAGGTTACAAGAGCAGATATTCTTCAGGTTGGTCTTCGGGAGTTGCTGAATGCCCTCTTTTCTAATCCTATGGATGACAACTTAATTTGTGCGGTAAAATTACTGAAG TTGACAGGGTCAGTTTTGGAAGATgcctggaaggagaaaggaaagaatgatatGGAAGAAATTATTCAGAGAATTGAAAATGTTGTCCTAGATGCAAATTGCAGCAG AGATGTGAAACAGATGCTCTTGAAGCTTGTAGAACTCCGGTCAAGTAACTGGGGTAGAGTCCATGCAACTTCAACATACAGAGAAGCAACACCAGAAAATGATCCTAACTATTTTATG AATGAACCAACATTTTATACCTCTGATGGTGTTCCTTTCACCGCGGCTGATCCAG aTTACCAAGAGAAATATCAAGAGTTACTTGAAAGAGAAGACTTTTTTCCAGATTATGAAGAAAATGGGACAGATTTATCAGGGGCTGGTGATCC ataCTTGGATGATATTGATGATGAGATGGACCCAGAGATAGAAGAAGCTTATGAAAAGTTTTGTTTGGAATCAGAGCGTAAGCGAAAACAGTAA
- the PAIP1 gene encoding polyadenylate-binding protein-interacting protein 1 isoform X1 — MSDGFDRAPGAGRGRSRGLGRGGGGPEGGGFPNGAGPAERPPPQPKAPGFLQPPPLRQPRTAPPPGAQCEVPAGPQRPPRPGALPEPTRPQRAPPSSQDNIPPQNSESAMAKPQVVVAPVLMSKLSANAPEFYPSGYSSNYTDSYEDGCEDYPTLPEYVQDFLNHLTEQPGSFETEIEQFAETLNGWVTTDDALQELVELIYQQATSIPNFSYMGARLCNYLSHHLTISPQSGNFRQLLLQRCRTEYEVKDQAAKGDEVTRKRFHAFVLFLGELYLNLEIKGTNGQVTRADILQVGLRELLNALFSNPMDDNLICAVKLLKLTGSVLEDAWKEKGKNDMEEIIQRIENVVLDANCSRDVKQMLLKLVELRSSNWGRVHATSTYREATPENDPNYFMNEPTFYTSDGVPFTAADPDYQEKYQELLEREDFFPDYEENGTDLSGAGDPYLDDIDDEMDPEIEEAYEKFCLESERKRKQ; from the exons aTGTCGGACGGTTTCGATCGGGCCCCAGGTGCTGGTcggggccggagccggggcctgggccgcggagggggcgggcccGAGGGCGGCGGTTTCCCGAACGGAGCGGGGCCTGCGGAGCGGCCGCCGCCGCAGCCCAAAGCCCCGGGCTTCCTGCAGCCGCCGCCGCTGCGCCAGCCCAGGAcggccccgccgcccggggcCCAGTGCGAGGTCCCCGCCGGCCCCCAGAGGCCTCCCCGGCCCGGGGCGCTCCCAG AACCAACGAGGCCCCAGAGAGCTCCGCCTAGTTCACAGGATAATATCCCGCCGCAGAACTCGGAGTCGGCAATGGCCAAACCCCAGGTGGTTGTAGCTCCTGTATTGATGTCTAAGCTGTCTGCGAACGCTCCTGAATTTTATCCATCAGGTTACTCTTCTAATTATACA GATTCCTATGAAGATGGTTGTGAGGATTATCCCACTCTACCAGAGTATGTTCAGGATTTTTTGAATCATCTTACAGAGCAGCCTGGCAGTTTTGAAACCGAAATTGAACAGTTTGCAGAGACCCTGAATGGCTGGGTTACAACAGATGATGCTTTGCAAGAACTTGTAGAACTCATCTATCAACAG gcCACATCTATCCCAAATTTCTCTTACATGGGAGCTCGCCTCTGTAATTACCTGTCCCATCATCTGACAATTAGCCCACAGAGTGGCAACTTTCGCCAGTTGCTGCTTCAGAG ATGTCGAACTGAATATGAAGTTAAAGATCAAGCTGCAAAAGGGGACGAAGTGACTCGGAAACGATTCCACGCGTTTGTCCTCTTCCTGGGAGAACTTTACCTTAACCTGGAG atcAAGGGAACAAATGGACAGGTTACAAGAGCAGATATTCTTCAGGTTGGTCTTCGGGAGTTGCTGAATGCCCTCTTTTCTAATCCTATGGATGACAACTTAATTTGTGCGGTAAAATTACTGAAG TTGACAGGGTCAGTTTTGGAAGATgcctggaaggagaaaggaaagaatgatatGGAAGAAATTATTCAGAGAATTGAAAATGTTGTCCTAGATGCAAATTGCAGCAG AGATGTGAAACAGATGCTCTTGAAGCTTGTAGAACTCCGGTCAAGTAACTGGGGTAGAGTCCATGCAACTTCAACATACAGAGAAGCAACACCAGAAAATGATCCTAACTATTTTATG AATGAACCAACATTTTATACCTCTGATGGTGTTCCTTTCACCGCGGCTGATCCAG aTTACCAAGAGAAATATCAAGAGTTACTTGAAAGAGAAGACTTTTTTCCAGATTATGAAGAAAATGGGACAGATTTATCAGGGGCTGGTGATCC ataCTTGGATGATATTGATGATGAGATGGACCCAGAGATAGAAGAAGCTTATGAAAAGTTTTGTTTGGAATCAGAGCGTAAGCGAAAACAGTAA
- the PAIP1 gene encoding polyadenylate-binding protein-interacting protein 1 isoform X4: MSDGFDRAPEPTRPQRAPPSSQDNIPPQNSESAMAKPQVVVAPVLMSKLSANAPEFYPSGYSSNYTDSYEDGCEDYPTLPEYVQDFLNHLTEQPGSFETEIEQFAETLNGWVTTDDALQELVELIYQQATSIPNFSYMGARLCNYLSHHLTISPQSGNFRQLLLQRCRTEYEVKDQAAKGDEVTRKRFHAFVLFLGELYLNLEIKGTNGQVTRADILQVGLRELLNALFSNPMDDNLICAVKLLKLTGSVLEDAWKEKGKNDMEEIIQRIENVVLDANCSRDVKQMLLKLVELRSSNWGRVHATSTYREATPENDPNYFMNEPTFYTSDGVPFTAADPDYQEKYQELLEREDFFPDYEENGTDLSGAGDPYLDDIDDEMDPEIEEAYEKFCLESERKRKQ; the protein is encoded by the exons aTGTCGGACGGTTTCGATCGGGCCCCAG AACCAACGAGGCCCCAGAGAGCTCCGCCTAGTTCACAGGATAATATCCCGCCGCAGAACTCGGAGTCGGCAATGGCCAAACCCCAGGTGGTTGTAGCTCCTGTATTGATGTCTAAGCTGTCTGCGAACGCTCCTGAATTTTATCCATCAGGTTACTCTTCTAATTATACA GATTCCTATGAAGATGGTTGTGAGGATTATCCCACTCTACCAGAGTATGTTCAGGATTTTTTGAATCATCTTACAGAGCAGCCTGGCAGTTTTGAAACCGAAATTGAACAGTTTGCAGAGACCCTGAATGGCTGGGTTACAACAGATGATGCTTTGCAAGAACTTGTAGAACTCATCTATCAACAG gcCACATCTATCCCAAATTTCTCTTACATGGGAGCTCGCCTCTGTAATTACCTGTCCCATCATCTGACAATTAGCCCACAGAGTGGCAACTTTCGCCAGTTGCTGCTTCAGAG ATGTCGAACTGAATATGAAGTTAAAGATCAAGCTGCAAAAGGGGACGAAGTGACTCGGAAACGATTCCACGCGTTTGTCCTCTTCCTGGGAGAACTTTACCTTAACCTGGAG atcAAGGGAACAAATGGACAGGTTACAAGAGCAGATATTCTTCAGGTTGGTCTTCGGGAGTTGCTGAATGCCCTCTTTTCTAATCCTATGGATGACAACTTAATTTGTGCGGTAAAATTACTGAAG TTGACAGGGTCAGTTTTGGAAGATgcctggaaggagaaaggaaagaatgatatGGAAGAAATTATTCAGAGAATTGAAAATGTTGTCCTAGATGCAAATTGCAGCAG AGATGTGAAACAGATGCTCTTGAAGCTTGTAGAACTCCGGTCAAGTAACTGGGGTAGAGTCCATGCAACTTCAACATACAGAGAAGCAACACCAGAAAATGATCCTAACTATTTTATG AATGAACCAACATTTTATACCTCTGATGGTGTTCCTTTCACCGCGGCTGATCCAG aTTACCAAGAGAAATATCAAGAGTTACTTGAAAGAGAAGACTTTTTTCCAGATTATGAAGAAAATGGGACAGATTTATCAGGGGCTGGTGATCC ataCTTGGATGATATTGATGATGAGATGGACCCAGAGATAGAAGAAGCTTATGAAAAGTTTTGTTTGGAATCAGAGCGTAAGCGAAAACAGTAA
- the PAIP1 gene encoding polyadenylate-binding protein-interacting protein 1 isoform X5: MAKPQVVVAPVLMSKLSANAPEFYPSGYSSNYTDSYEDGCEDYPTLPEYVQDFLNHLTEQPGSFETEIEQFAETLNGWVTTDDALQELVELIYQQATSIPNFSYMGARLCNYLSHHLTISPQSGNFRQLLLQRCRTEYEVKDQAAKGDEVTRKRFHAFVLFLGELYLNLEIKGTNGQVTRADILQVGLRELLNALFSNPMDDNLICAVKLLKLTGSVLEDAWKEKGKNDMEEIIQRIENVVLDANCSRDVKQMLLKLVELRSSNWGRVHATSTYREATPENDPNYFMNEPTFYTSDGVPFTAADPDYQEKYQELLEREDFFPDYEENGTDLSGAGDPYLDDIDDEMDPEIEEAYEKFCLESERKRKQ; this comes from the exons ATGGCCAAACCCCAGGTGGTTGTAGCTCCTGTATTGATGTCTAAGCTGTCTGCGAACGCTCCTGAATTTTATCCATCAGGTTACTCTTCTAATTATACA GATTCCTATGAAGATGGTTGTGAGGATTATCCCACTCTACCAGAGTATGTTCAGGATTTTTTGAATCATCTTACAGAGCAGCCTGGCAGTTTTGAAACCGAAATTGAACAGTTTGCAGAGACCCTGAATGGCTGGGTTACAACAGATGATGCTTTGCAAGAACTTGTAGAACTCATCTATCAACAG gcCACATCTATCCCAAATTTCTCTTACATGGGAGCTCGCCTCTGTAATTACCTGTCCCATCATCTGACAATTAGCCCACAGAGTGGCAACTTTCGCCAGTTGCTGCTTCAGAG ATGTCGAACTGAATATGAAGTTAAAGATCAAGCTGCAAAAGGGGACGAAGTGACTCGGAAACGATTCCACGCGTTTGTCCTCTTCCTGGGAGAACTTTACCTTAACCTGGAG atcAAGGGAACAAATGGACAGGTTACAAGAGCAGATATTCTTCAGGTTGGTCTTCGGGAGTTGCTGAATGCCCTCTTTTCTAATCCTATGGATGACAACTTAATTTGTGCGGTAAAATTACTGAAG TTGACAGGGTCAGTTTTGGAAGATgcctggaaggagaaaggaaagaatgatatGGAAGAAATTATTCAGAGAATTGAAAATGTTGTCCTAGATGCAAATTGCAGCAG AGATGTGAAACAGATGCTCTTGAAGCTTGTAGAACTCCGGTCAAGTAACTGGGGTAGAGTCCATGCAACTTCAACATACAGAGAAGCAACACCAGAAAATGATCCTAACTATTTTATG AATGAACCAACATTTTATACCTCTGATGGTGTTCCTTTCACCGCGGCTGATCCAG aTTACCAAGAGAAATATCAAGAGTTACTTGAAAGAGAAGACTTTTTTCCAGATTATGAAGAAAATGGGACAGATTTATCAGGGGCTGGTGATCC ataCTTGGATGATATTGATGATGAGATGGACCCAGAGATAGAAGAAGCTTATGAAAAGTTTTGTTTGGAATCAGAGCGTAAGCGAAAACAGTAA
- the PAIP1 gene encoding polyadenylate-binding protein-interacting protein 1 isoform X2, whose translation MSDGFDRAPEPTRPQRAPPSSQDNIPPQNSESAMAKPQVVVAPVLMSKLSANAPEFYPSGYSSNYTDSYEDGCEDYPTLPEYVQDFLNHLTEQPGSFETEIEQFAETLNGWVTTDDALQELVELIYQQATSIPNFSYMGARLCNYLSHHLTISPQSGNFRQLLLQRCRTEYEVKDQAAKGDEVTRKRFHAFVLFLGELYLNLELIPETDYTSFNFEDLIVSTTENTHESTIKCTSCCQCICKIKGTNGQVTRADILQVGLRELLNALFSNPMDDNLICAVKLLKLTGSVLEDAWKEKGKNDMEEIIQRIENVVLDANCSRDVKQMLLKLVELRSSNWGRVHATSTYREATPENDPNYFMNEPTFYTSDGVPFTAADPDYQEKYQELLEREDFFPDYEENGTDLSGAGDPYLDDIDDEMDPEIEEAYEKFCLESERKRKQ comes from the exons aTGTCGGACGGTTTCGATCGGGCCCCAG AACCAACGAGGCCCCAGAGAGCTCCGCCTAGTTCACAGGATAATATCCCGCCGCAGAACTCGGAGTCGGCAATGGCCAAACCCCAGGTGGTTGTAGCTCCTGTATTGATGTCTAAGCTGTCTGCGAACGCTCCTGAATTTTATCCATCAGGTTACTCTTCTAATTATACA GATTCCTATGAAGATGGTTGTGAGGATTATCCCACTCTACCAGAGTATGTTCAGGATTTTTTGAATCATCTTACAGAGCAGCCTGGCAGTTTTGAAACCGAAATTGAACAGTTTGCAGAGACCCTGAATGGCTGGGTTACAACAGATGATGCTTTGCAAGAACTTGTAGAACTCATCTATCAACAG gcCACATCTATCCCAAATTTCTCTTACATGGGAGCTCGCCTCTGTAATTACCTGTCCCATCATCTGACAATTAGCCCACAGAGTGGCAACTTTCGCCAGTTGCTGCTTCAGAG ATGTCGAACTGAATATGAAGTTAAAGATCAAGCTGCAAAAGGGGACGAAGTGACTCGGAAACGATTCCACGCGTTTGTCCTCTTCCTGGGAGAACTTTACCTTAACCTGGAG tTAATCCCAGAGACAGATTATACCTCCTTTAACTTTGAAGATTTAATTGTAAGCACCACTGAAAATACCCACGAATCCACCATCAAATGTACATCTTGCTGTCAGTGCATCTGCAAG atcAAGGGAACAAATGGACAGGTTACAAGAGCAGATATTCTTCAGGTTGGTCTTCGGGAGTTGCTGAATGCCCTCTTTTCTAATCCTATGGATGACAACTTAATTTGTGCGGTAAAATTACTGAAG TTGACAGGGTCAGTTTTGGAAGATgcctggaaggagaaaggaaagaatgatatGGAAGAAATTATTCAGAGAATTGAAAATGTTGTCCTAGATGCAAATTGCAGCAG AGATGTGAAACAGATGCTCTTGAAGCTTGTAGAACTCCGGTCAAGTAACTGGGGTAGAGTCCATGCAACTTCAACATACAGAGAAGCAACACCAGAAAATGATCCTAACTATTTTATG AATGAACCAACATTTTATACCTCTGATGGTGTTCCTTTCACCGCGGCTGATCCAG aTTACCAAGAGAAATATCAAGAGTTACTTGAAAGAGAAGACTTTTTTCCAGATTATGAAGAAAATGGGACAGATTTATCAGGGGCTGGTGATCC ataCTTGGATGATATTGATGATGAGATGGACCCAGAGATAGAAGAAGCTTATGAAAAGTTTTGTTTGGAATCAGAGCGTAAGCGAAAACAGTAA